The sequence below is a genomic window from Kitasatospora kifunensis.
CGATGGTGCTGCCAGCAGGTTAGCCAACTGGCTGACCGAGATCTTCAGGGCGTTCGCGAGCTTGGGTCGCATCCAGGGCTGCGGAGTGCTTCTCCCGCTCTCCCAGCGCCCCACAGTCGTACGGTCCACCCGGAGGGCTTCGGCCAGGGACTCCTGGGTGTGGCCGACGGCCTCCCTGTGCTGGATGAGCCGGTGTCGCTTGAATGCCATCCCCGCCCTCTCGTGACGCGCCAGTTCGTCCGTAGCCGTAACACGCCAGGTCACGCCTGGGTTTGCGGCATGGATGCCTCATCGCTGCATCAATTCTGCTCTGGTTCATCAGCGTTGGAGGCGGTTCTGTAGAGACCTGCCGGGTGAATCCCGGCGCGAATCGGCCCGGGACGCCACGCCGACCAGCACCTGACGAGGCTTCCTCCCCGGCGCCGATACATCTCTGCACCCACGAGGGGCTGGACCCTCGGTCCGCCCGTGATTCCGAAGGAGGGCTTCATGCCCGAGAACATGACGAGCAGCACCGAGTTGGAGGGCGACGGCCTTCTGGTCGCCCGCGCGAAGGTCGCCGCGGCCCGCTCGCGCGGCGAGCAGCCGTCGGACGGCGGCTCCACCGGCCGTACCGACACCAACGACTGACGGCTGCATTGATGATCACCGAGCGCTTCTCGGTGGTCGAGCGTCTGGGCGGGGATGCCTTCCTCGCCCAGACGCTCGGCCGCAGCTTCAAGGTCGCACGTGGTGAAGCCGCGTCAATCGCCGGACTGATGAGCTGGGATGACCTCAACGCCATCCTGGCCCACCACCGGTTCGAACCACCTCGCTTCCGACTTGCCGTCAACGGGGAGCAGGTGCCGCCGCACATGTACTCCCGGCCGATCGTCACCAGGCGGAGCACCGTCTGGCACCAGCTCCAGCCCTCCGAGTTGCACAAGCGTCTCGCCGAGGGTGCCACGCTGGTTCTGGACGCCGTTGACGAACTCCACCCCGGCATCGGTGCCCTGGCCGGCCAGCTGGAGCGCTGGCTGCGAACCGGTGTGCAGATCAACCTGTACGCCTCCTGGACCGACACCGAGGGCTTCGGCGTCCACTGGGACGATCACGACGTGGTCGTTGTCCAGCTCGACGGCGCGAAACGCTGGCGCATCTACGGCCCCACCCGCACCGCGCCCATGCACCGCGATGTCGAGGTACCGGAACCGCCACCCGAGGAGCCCATCGCCGATCTCGTCCTCACCGCAGGCGACGTTCTCTACCTGCCTCGGGGCTGGTGGCACGCCGTCGCGGCCTCGGAGGGCGAACACTCGCTGCATGTCACGTGCGGGCTGCAGAGTACGACGGGCGCCGACCTGATCACCTGGCTGTCGGAGATGTTGCGCGCCCATGAGACCGTCCGGGCTGACATTCCGCGCTTCGGGGCCGCAGAGGAGCAGTGCGCCTTCCTCGACACGATCGGCAAGCTCCTCGCGGCCGAGTTGGCGAGCGACGACCTGATCGCCCGCTTCTCCTCCGATCGCGACGCCACCGAGAGATCCCGGCTCGCGCCGTCGCTGCCCCACATCACGACGGCCCCACCGGATGCCGACCTGGAGGTGTGCCTGGTCACCACGCGGCCCGCGCTCGCGGCCGTGCCCGACGGCACCGTCCGGCTGACCGCAGGCGGCGAGGAGTGGACGTTTGCCGCCAAGGCCGAGCCGATGCTCGCGCTCCTCGCTGACGGGGAGGCTCACCGGCTGGCCGATCTCGCGCAGGCCGCAGGCGTCACCCTCGCGCAGGCGGCCGGTGTCGTGACGGAGCTGGTCGACGGCCAGGCCGCCGTGATCGGAGGCTCACGATGACCGCCCAGCTGGGCCTCGGCACTTACCGCTGTCCCGATGTGGCCGAGGCTGCGGTGAGGGCCGCTTCCCGGGGCGCCGACTGGGTGGACACCGCGCCCAACTACGAGGGCGGCCGGGCCGAGGCGGCACTGGCACTGGTCCTGGCCGCGTATCCAGATCTCCGCGTCTCCACGAAGGTGGGTTTCGTCCCTCCCAATGCCAGGCGGATCGGCCTGCGCGCTGGTGTGCTGTCCGTCGACGATGCCGAGCGGGGGCACTGCCTGGCGCCGGGCTACATCAGCTGGCAGGTCGCCCGCAGCAAGCGCATGCTCGGCCGTGTGCCCGACGTAGTGTTCCTGCACAACCCGGAATATGACTGCCAGGAAAGCGAGATCGCCGACCGGCTCTACGTCGCGTTCCTCGCTTTGGAGGAGGCTTGCAGTCAACGCGTCATCAGTTCCTACGGGTTGGCGACCTGGCGCGGTTTCAGCAGCGGGCTCTTCGATGTGCCTGCCCTGCTCGAACTCGCGACCAAGGCTGGCGGCCCGGAGCACCACCTGCGGGCCATCCAACTCCCCGTCTCCCTCGTCCACCTCGCGGTCGTCGCCCAGGCCATCGACGGACACGGCCCGCTGGTCGACGCCCTGGATGCGGGGCTGGAGGTGTTCGCCTCCGCCCCGCTCCACGGTGGCGAGATCCCCGGCCTCGTGACCCGTGAGCTGACCGACCTGATCAGCCCTGGCAGCACGCCCGCGCAGGCTGCCCTCGCCGTCGTCGCCTCGACCACCGGAGTGAAACGCGTACTTCTGTCGACGGGGAATCCGGAACACTGGACGCAGGCCGCCGATACCGTCGGCCGTCCGCCGTTGTCTCCGGATGTGCTGCGAAGGGTCGTTGATGTACTCGGAACCTGAGCCGGACACAGCCAGGCGGATGCGCGAGATGCACGCCGCAGCAGCGATGGCGCTCCGTGCGACACCGATCGGCTCCCGCGAAGCGTGGGGTTGGCGTGGACGTACGCTCAGCCGCCCGGTCGCTACGGCGTCCGGCGAGGGATGGCTCCGCCTGGTGTCCGCCCCGGCTGACAAGGCCGGTGGAAAACTCTGGGAGGGACCGCAGGAGGCAGAACGGCTCATGCCTCCTGCGGTCCCTCGGCCTCGACTGCGGGAACGACGCACCTGGGCTGAGGCCGAGTACGGCTACCTCGCGGAGCTGTACGCCAAGGTCGCCGCTGCAACCATCACGACCCACGAGCCCGTTCTGCGGGCAGCACCGGACCTGGACGACGTCTGGTGGGAGAGCCTCACCTCCGCGCTCGATGCCATCGCCAACGTCCCCAGCAGTCGGGTGGCAGTCCGCCAGGAGTACCTGGACCGGGCCATGCCGACATACCTGGGCGTCCCCATCAACACCACCGTGCCCGCCTGGACAACGGCCCACGGTGACCTGCACTGGGCCAACCTCACCAGCCCGACACTCACCGTGCTCGACTGGGAAGGCTGGGGCGTCGCACCCGCCGGCTACGACGCAGCCCTTCTGCACGCCTACAGCCTCCTCGTCCCCGAGACTGCCGCCGATGTCCGTCGGCGGCTCGACCACATCCTCGACACGCCGACCGGACGGTTCGCCGAGCTCGTGGTCATCACCGAGCTCCTGCAGACCACAACACGCGGAGACAACCTAGAACTGGAGGAGCCGCTACGGCGTCGACTCGGGCACCTCGTGCAGCGCGGGTAGCCCCGCCCTTCGGTCAAGTACTCGACGGATGGCTCGTCTCCCGCCGGGGAGACGAGCCATCCGTCGAGTGCGAGGCTAAGCCGTTGAACACGTCCCCCTGTACAACGAACGAACCGCGGTCCGTGGCATAGACGTTGGGACAGTCGTTCTGCCCACACTCGCCGGATCCGTTGCCGGTGAGTCGGGTAAGCCCTGGCCCGTCCGCCATGATGAACCCCCTTGAGTACGGCCCCTCCTGGGGCCGATCTCTGCCGACGTTACGCACGATGACGAACCGGGTCTATGCGAACACGGGATCATTCGCGTAGTCGAATAAAGATCTTGGGATCAGCCCAGCTGGAGGGGAAGACGGCTGCCGCTGGCCTGCCGCAGCTCCCGCAGTGTTTTGCCGAGATCGGTGCTGTTCACTCGCCGCCGTACCGCTCCCACCACTCGGCGAAGGGCACTGCGTGCTGGAGGGCAGTGTCGCGGTACTTCAGCCACTCAAGGGCGGATGGTTGCAGGTCGGCGCTCTGGAACTTTCCGTCGGGGGCGTAGGCCATGGTGACCACGCTGGTCTCGTCGAAGGCCCAGAAGTCCGGTACGCCTTCGAGCGGGTTGGGCTGGTCCGTCGTGTCCAGGATGAAGAACTCCTCGCCAGCTGCGCTGTTCTTGACGTAGCCCCAGCCGAGTTCGAAGCGGAGGTATGGCGTCAGCGGGCGGCGCAGGACGTGGACGCGGTACATGCGCTTGCCGGCTTGGGTGTTGGCGTGGACCTCGTCGGCCCAGTCCTGGTTGTAGTCGGCCGGCTGGGGTTCGCCTGCGAGGAAGGCGCGGATGCTCTCGGGGTTCGAGGAGCCGGTGTAGTCGTCCAAGGCTTCCAGGCGGAATGCCTCACGCTGGAAGTCGGAGAACAGCTTCTCGAAGTCGTCACGCGGGATGCTCATCGGCGTACCTCCGGATCAGTGCGGCCGGGAAGCGAACGACAGTCTCCCCGGCCGGGAGCTGGACGGTCCGGGGCAGCTTCACCGGCTGTCCCTTCCCTCGTCTTTGGGAGCACGTCGATGCTCCCGAGAGTGAGGCGGCGCGGTCAAGGTGAGGCAGCTGGGAGAACAGGAAAGCGGGGAGGAACGGTCGCAGTGCGGGTTCGAGCGGGTGGACCCGCTGAGCTCCGGGTGTCAGGAGTGGGGTCAGGACACCGCCGGGTGGAGGCGCCGAGCGGAAGTGGGAAGCGGCGGCGCCGAGCGGGTCAGCTCTTGTTGACGGATTCCGGCACGGCCTTGATGCCGGGGATGGGGGACGGCAACAGGCACAGGACGCCGAGCGCGCCGCCGATGCCTGCGGTCAGCAGGGTAGGCCGCATGCCGATCCCCGTCCCCAACCAGCCGCCGACCAGGGCGCCGAGGGGCCGGCAGCCGTAGTTGATCGCGCTGTAGGCGCCGGATATCCGGCTGCGCAGGTTGTCGGGAGTCACCGCCGCCCTGAGGGAGTTGTTGGCGATGTCGAAGAACATCACGGCCATGCCCGACAGGAACTCCGCCACGCCGAACACGACGGCGCTCTTCCAGTGGGCGCCGCCTGCGACGGTCAGCAGTGCCAGCGGGCTGGGATAGAACACAGCCCCCAGCATGATCGTCCGGCCGAGGCCGACGACGTCGATGACCTTGCGTGCCACGACCGCGCCGAT
It includes:
- a CDS encoding aldo/keto reductase; translated protein: MTAQLGLGTYRCPDVAEAAVRAASRGADWVDTAPNYEGGRAEAALALVLAAYPDLRVSTKVGFVPPNARRIGLRAGVLSVDDAERGHCLAPGYISWQVARSKRMLGRVPDVVFLHNPEYDCQESEIADRLYVAFLALEEACSQRVISSYGLATWRGFSSGLFDVPALLELATKAGGPEHHLRAIQLPVSLVHLAVVAQAIDGHGPLVDALDAGLEVFASAPLHGGEIPGLVTRELTDLISPGSTPAQAALAVVASTTGVKRVLLSTGNPEHWTQAADTVGRPPLSPDVLRRVVDVLGT
- a CDS encoding DUF6879 family protein; protein product: MSIPRDDFEKLFSDFQREAFRLEALDDYTGSSNPESIRAFLAGEPQPADYNQDWADEVHANTQAGKRMYRVHVLRRPLTPYLRFELGWGYVKNSAAGEEFFILDTTDQPNPLEGVPDFWAFDETSVVTMAYAPDGKFQSADLQPSALEWLKYRDTALQHAVPFAEWWERYGGE
- a CDS encoding cupin domain-containing protein, coding for MITERFSVVERLGGDAFLAQTLGRSFKVARGEAASIAGLMSWDDLNAILAHHRFEPPRFRLAVNGEQVPPHMYSRPIVTRRSTVWHQLQPSELHKRLAEGATLVLDAVDELHPGIGALAGQLERWLRTGVQINLYASWTDTEGFGVHWDDHDVVVVQLDGAKRWRIYGPTRTAPMHRDVEVPEPPPEEPIADLVLTAGDVLYLPRGWWHAVAASEGEHSLHVTCGLQSTTGADLITWLSEMLRAHETVRADIPRFGAAEEQCAFLDTIGKLLAAELASDDLIARFSSDRDATERSRLAPSLPHITTAPPDADLEVCLVTTRPALAAVPDGTVRLTAGGEEWTFAAKAEPMLALLADGEAHRLADLAQAAGVTLAQAAGVVTELVDGQAAVIGGSR